A genomic stretch from Rutidosis leptorrhynchoides isolate AG116_Rl617_1_P2 unplaced genomic scaffold, CSIRO_AGI_Rlap_v1 contig94, whole genome shotgun sequence includes:
- the LOC139885309 gene encoding zinc finger protein JAGGED-like, whose amino-acid sequence RPENNPLDLNNFPEDYSRDNGKQQVFEDGSSSGCRKKKSGAKDGKDECGKVYECRFCSLKFCKSQALGGHMNRHRQERETETLNRARQLVYNTDNLPPQAHIGCHPMAPAGGYHSSASIMGDPALPYRSTYPPPPAPPQPRLFSGSSTSTLLQPPPPPPPPPSQQQQQAPPYLYPSPPSSRLPSSYPPHHNSPINDYYVGHVLSGSNSTTTQFPHTHHHHHNLNNFMNAHESTSYTCIGAPVGHTFTPGGSGSGSGAGANNQEEGLTWGRSSYTNPSSINRSYQDGF is encoded by the exons GAGACCTGAGAATAACCCTTTAGACCTCAACAACTTCCCCGAGGATTACAGTAGAGATAATGGAAAACAACAAGTCTTCGAAGATGGCTCTTCATCCG GCTGTAGGAAAAAGAAAAGCGGCGCTAAGGATGGGAAAGATGAGTGTGGGAAAGTCTATGAATGTAGGTTTTGTTCCCTCAAGTTTTGCAAATCTCAAGCTCTTGGTGGTCACATGAACCGGCACCGTCAAG AGAGAGAGACAGAGACACTGAATCGAGCTCGTCAGCTGGTCTATAACACCGATAACCTACCACCTCAAGCACATATAGG ATGCCATCCAATGGCACCGGCCGGAGGCTACCATTCATCAGCAAGCATCATGGGAGATCCAGCACTGCCATACCGGTCGACATATCCACCACCACCAGCACCACCACAGCCAAGGCTTTTCTCCGGTTCATCCACATCAACACTCCTACAACCACCACCTCCGCCTCCCCCTCCACCATCACAACAGCAACAACAAGCTCCTCCTTACCTCTACCCTTCTCCGCCGTCGTCGCGCCTACCTTCCTCGTACCCTCCACACCACAATTCTCCGATAAACGACTACTACGTGGGCCATGTCCTTAGTGGGAGTAATTCTACCACCACACAATTTCCACATACTCACCACCACCATCACAATTTAAATAATTTCATGAATGCACACGAATCAACATCTTATACGTGCATCGGCGCACCGGTGGGCCATACGTTTACCCCTGGTGGTTCGGGATCAGGATCCGGCGCTGGCGCTAACAATCAAGAAGAGGGTTTGACTTGGGGAAGGAGTAGTTATACAAACCCTTCCTCAATCAATAGATCATATCAAGATGGGTTCTAG